In Polypterus senegalus isolate Bchr_013 chromosome 12, ASM1683550v1, whole genome shotgun sequence, the following are encoded in one genomic region:
- the gsc gene encoding homeobox protein goosecoid yields the protein MPAGMFSIDSILAGRPSCKESVLLHRNAPAVFSNLTDSLYATADYSGLYPHSGHPASNMSAVSGSRLGYNNYYYGQFHVQGAAGPACCGTIPLGAQQCPCIPAGYEGPGSVLLSPVPHQMMSYMNVGTLSRTELQLLNQLHCRRKRRHRTIFTDEQLEALENLFQETKYPDVGTREQLARRVHLREEKVEVWFKNRRAKWRRQKRSSSEESENSQKWNKSKISTEKTEDEGKSDVDSDS from the exons ATGCCTGCTGGCATGTTCAGCATCGACAGTATTTTGGCTGGCAGACCCAGCTGTAAGGAGTCAGTTTTACTACATCGGAATGCGCCGGCCGTCTTTTCTAATCTGACCGACTCTCTTTACGCTACAGCAGACTACAGTGGGCTTTACCCCCACTCAGGACACCCAGCCTCCAACATGTCAGCTGTGAGTGGATCTAGACTTGGATATAACAATTATTACTATGGACAATTTCACGTGCAGGGCGCCGCTGGACCAGCGTGCTGCGGCACAATACCCCTCGGCGCACAGCAGTGCCCGTGCATCCCGGCAG gTTACGAAGGCCCTGGATCGGTTTTGCTGTCCCCGGTCCCTCATCAAATGATGTCGTATATGAATGTGGGGACCCTGTCAAGGACAGAATTACAGCTTCTGAACCAACTGCACTGCAGACGGAAGAGAAGACACCGCACCATCTTTACCGACGAACAGTTGGAGGCCTTGGAGAACCTGTTTCAAGAAACGAAATACCCCGATGTGGGAACAAGGGAGCAACTGGCTAGGAGAGTACATCTCAGAGAAGAAAAAGTTGAG GTATGGTTTAAAAATCGTAGAGCCAAATGGAGACGTCAAAAGAGGTCATCTTCGGAAGAATCGGAAAACTCGCAGAAATGGAACAAGTCGAAAATATCGACTGAAAAAACGGAAGATGAAGGGAAGAGCGACGTGGACTCGGACAGCTGA